The following proteins come from a genomic window of Pyxidicoccus sp. MSG2:
- a CDS encoding HupE/UreJ family protein: MTRASPRGVLAALLLAAGAASAHDADILYSQVRRTPTGSPAGEPRLAPGGEPGDDPMGSEVRQVLTLTAGTLGLLLPADADGDGTVSQADLDARRAALEVGVWDALPLTAGGRPCTRTSHSALLRQTYVELTATFTCPPGPLRQTYTVLSVLPVGYRVILGSSLDGEVPGSVFADAAQPSVDIPGLAEGGKGSASVRGVLGWVEEGVRHIFDGWDHLAFLLAVLLVGGGWKRVLLLVSSFTVAHSLTLGAVVLGWVGLDGDRARWVEAAIAASIIYVAVENLVLREHRHRALVTFLFGLVHGFGFASVLKNYGLGDSVAPALLGFNVGVELGQATVVAVLLPLLRMVQRRPALHLKTVRAVSVCILAAGGYWMIERALG; this comes from the coding sequence ATGACGAGGGCTTCCCCCCGGGGGGTGCTCGCGGCCCTCCTGTTGGCCGCGGGCGCGGCCTCCGCGCACGACGCGGACATCCTCTATTCACAGGTGCGCCGCACCCCGACGGGCTCCCCCGCGGGAGAGCCGCGGCTCGCTCCCGGCGGCGAGCCGGGGGACGACCCCATGGGCTCGGAGGTGCGCCAGGTGCTCACGCTGACGGCGGGCACGCTCGGCCTGCTGCTGCCCGCCGACGCGGACGGGGACGGCACGGTGTCCCAGGCGGACCTGGACGCCCGCCGCGCCGCGCTTGAGGTGGGCGTGTGGGACGCACTACCGCTCACCGCGGGCGGGCGGCCCTGCACGCGTACCTCCCACTCCGCGTTGCTGCGCCAGACGTACGTGGAGCTGACCGCCACCTTCACCTGCCCTCCGGGGCCCCTGCGGCAGACGTACACCGTGCTGTCGGTGCTGCCGGTGGGCTACCGCGTGATCCTCGGCAGCTCGCTGGATGGTGAAGTCCCGGGCTCGGTGTTCGCGGACGCCGCGCAGCCGAGCGTGGACATCCCTGGCCTCGCGGAGGGAGGGAAGGGGAGCGCCTCCGTCCGCGGCGTCCTCGGCTGGGTGGAAGAGGGCGTGCGCCACATCTTCGACGGTTGGGACCACCTCGCCTTCCTGCTCGCGGTGCTGCTGGTGGGCGGCGGGTGGAAGCGGGTGCTGCTGCTCGTGTCATCGTTCACCGTCGCGCACTCCCTCACCCTGGGGGCCGTCGTGCTGGGCTGGGTGGGGCTGGACGGGGACCGGGCGCGCTGGGTGGAGGCCGCCATCGCCGCCTCCATCATCTATGTGGCGGTGGAGAATCTCGTCCTGCGCGAGCACCGCCACCGCGCCCTCGTCACCTTCCTCTTCGGGCTGGTGCACGGCTTCGGCTTCGCGAGTGTGCTGAAGAACTATGGGCTGGGCGACTCGGTCGCGCCGGCGCTGCTGGGCTTCAACGTCGGCGTGGAGCTGGGGCAGGCGACAGTCGTGGCCGTGCTGCTTCCCTTGCTGCGCATGGTGCAGCGCAGGCCGGCGCTGCACCTCAAGACGGTGCGCGCGGTGTCGGTGTGCATCCTCGCTGCTGGTGGGTACTGGATGATCGAGCGGGCACTCGGTTGA
- a CDS encoding tetratricopeptide repeat protein produces MKRLLSFFVVLAPLAVFAQQDVGGYNRALAAFNAGDFDTAAPLFFQLSEGAADADVKGKSEYFLAQSLAKKGLPVSAFISYAAIVNAGPSHPSYLKAVEGLVDMQQQLDEQNLIPSILNQAYTDEVRDRWVTLPKEVLARINYLVGTVSQRKGRFEEARQLLEAVPKDSRVYAKARYLLGVVLSDPRFPGRPGEGDALDKEALSAFNAVLSAKEPQVELKPTQHLALLSLGRLHYRRGEQAEATAAYERVPRYARYWDQALFENGFARFQNEDFGGALGSLQALHAPQFEGAFQPESWILKATVYYYSCLYDEVKTTLAAFDELYGPMAKQLDPFTGDDVQLVQAYNLVAAENRRLPRPVYLWLRNNERIREVMRMLDQVDQEKRTLSGGGWRGSPMAAQTMGSLEEIRGTLLQVGGTLAKSRIREAADNLRTFSDQAEIIRVQTALDEKDLLQAGVDQKALLTRQSLYRPKMPGANYNYWKFQGEFWIDEIGYYQYTLKRGCPAKTAESTQQQQ; encoded by the coding sequence ATGAAACGACTGCTCAGCTTCTTCGTCGTCCTGGCGCCGCTCGCGGTGTTCGCCCAGCAGGACGTGGGCGGTTACAACCGCGCGCTGGCCGCCTTCAACGCCGGCGACTTCGACACCGCCGCGCCCCTCTTCTTCCAGCTCTCCGAGGGCGCCGCCGACGCCGACGTGAAGGGCAAGTCGGAGTACTTCCTCGCGCAGTCGCTCGCGAAGAAGGGCCTGCCCGTCTCCGCCTTCATCTCCTACGCGGCCATCGTCAACGCCGGGCCCTCGCACCCCTCGTACCTCAAGGCGGTGGAGGGGCTCGTCGACATGCAGCAGCAATTGGACGAGCAGAACCTCATCCCCAGCATCCTCAACCAGGCGTACACCGACGAGGTGCGCGACAGGTGGGTGACGCTGCCCAAGGAGGTGCTCGCCCGCATCAACTACCTGGTGGGCACGGTGAGCCAGCGCAAGGGCCGCTTCGAGGAGGCGCGCCAGTTGCTCGAGGCCGTCCCGAAGGACAGCCGCGTCTACGCCAAGGCGCGCTACCTGCTCGGCGTCGTCCTGTCGGACCCGCGTTTCCCCGGCCGTCCCGGTGAGGGCGACGCGCTGGACAAGGAGGCCCTGTCCGCCTTCAACGCGGTGCTGTCCGCGAAGGAGCCGCAGGTGGAGCTCAAGCCCACCCAGCACCTGGCGCTGCTCAGCCTGGGCCGGCTGCACTACCGCCGCGGCGAGCAGGCGGAGGCCACCGCCGCCTACGAGCGCGTGCCCCGCTACGCTCGCTACTGGGACCAGGCCCTCTTCGAGAACGGCTTCGCGCGCTTCCAGAACGAGGACTTCGGCGGCGCGCTGGGCAGCCTCCAGGCGCTCCACGCGCCCCAGTTCGAGGGCGCCTTCCAGCCCGAGTCGTGGATTCTGAAGGCGACCGTCTACTACTACTCCTGTCTCTACGACGAGGTGAAGACCACGCTGGCGGCCTTCGACGAGCTCTACGGCCCCATGGCGAAGCAGCTCGACCCGTTCACCGGCGACGACGTGCAGCTGGTGCAGGCCTACAACCTGGTGGCCGCGGAGAACCGCCGGCTGCCGCGCCCGGTGTACCTGTGGCTGCGCAACAACGAGCGCATCCGCGAGGTGATGCGGATGCTGGACCAGGTGGACCAGGAGAAGCGCACGCTCAGCGGCGGCGGCTGGCGCGGCTCGCCCATGGCGGCCCAGACGATGGGCTCGCTCGAGGAGATTCGCGGCACGCTGCTCCAGGTCGGCGGCACCCTGGCCAAGAGCCGCATCCGCGAGGCGGCGGACAACCTGCGCACCTTCTCCGACCAGGCCGAAATCATCCGCGTGCAGACGGCGCTGGACGAGAAGGACCTGCTCCAGGCCGGCGTGGACCAGAAGGCGCTGCTGACGCGCCAGTCGCTCTACCGGCCGAAGATGCCGGGCGCGAACTACAACTACTGGAAGTTCCAGGGCGAGTTCTGGATCGACGAGATTGGTTACTATCAATACACGCTGAAGCGCGGCTGCCCGGCGAAGACGGCAGAATCCACGCAGCAGCAACAATAG
- a CDS encoding lytic transglycosylase domain-containing protein, whose amino-acid sequence MRGWTVAMAAAAVLVGSEAFAFPVQVPEGPQGEAPEVVELRAQLSARDAELRTALAKLQAYEDEADFAEADRLGVAELVKASGLPERQQRRLAVAIVREARANNVDPLLVVAVIRCESSFNNYAVSGVGAMGLMQVMPDTGKYLAEKGGYKLGRSSNLFDAETNVQLGTAYLADLIARFGTVEKALVAYNAGPGLAKRILAKPEVRKKFMAGYPTKVVKEFRKLKAQQERQLTLRDQQTTIDRKG is encoded by the coding sequence ATGCGGGGCTGGACGGTGGCGATGGCGGCAGCGGCGGTGTTGGTGGGGTCCGAGGCGTTTGCGTTTCCGGTACAGGTGCCGGAAGGCCCCCAGGGCGAGGCACCGGAAGTGGTGGAGCTGCGCGCGCAGCTGTCTGCGCGTGACGCCGAGCTGAGGACCGCCCTGGCGAAGCTCCAGGCGTACGAGGACGAGGCGGACTTCGCCGAGGCCGACCGGCTGGGCGTGGCGGAGCTGGTGAAGGCCTCCGGCCTGCCCGAGCGGCAGCAGCGGCGGCTGGCGGTGGCCATCGTCCGCGAGGCCCGGGCCAACAACGTGGACCCGCTGCTGGTGGTGGCGGTCATCCGCTGCGAGAGCAGCTTCAACAACTACGCCGTCTCGGGTGTGGGGGCCATGGGCCTGATGCAGGTGATGCCGGACACCGGCAAGTACCTGGCGGAGAAGGGCGGCTACAAGCTGGGCCGCTCCAGCAACCTCTTCGACGCCGAGACGAACGTTCAGCTGGGCACCGCCTACCTGGCGGACCTCATCGCCCGCTTCGGCACCGTGGAGAAGGCGCTGGTCGCCTACAACGCGGGCCCCGGGCTGGCCAAGCGCATCCTCGCAAAGCCAGAAGTCCGCAAGAAGTTCATGGCGGGCTATCCGACCAAGGTCGTGAAGGAGTTCCGGAAGCTGAAGGCCCAGCAGGAGCGCCAGCTCACCCTCCGCGATCAGCAGACGACGATTGACCGCAAGGGTTGA
- a CDS encoding STAS domain-containing protein, which produces MAGLQIHSEEIAGRVTLRLEGILDGRTAHEVRTSLSSLSGREVVLDFTHLREFKDSAVGVLTRELVERPVQLRGLATHHERMFRYFGVGTGESQRRAYYTPEDILSA; this is translated from the coding sequence ATGGCGGGGCTACAGATTCACAGTGAGGAGATTGCAGGTCGGGTCACCCTTCGGCTGGAGGGCATCCTGGACGGCAGGACGGCGCACGAGGTGCGCACCTCCCTGAGCTCGCTCAGCGGCCGCGAGGTCGTCCTGGACTTCACGCACCTGCGCGAGTTCAAGGACAGCGCGGTGGGCGTGCTGACCCGCGAATTGGTGGAGCGGCCGGTGCAGCTGCGCGGCCTGGCCACCCACCACGAGCGGATGTTCCGCTACTTCGGCGTCGGCACGGGTGAGTCCCAGCGCCGCGCGTACTACACGCCGGAGGACATCCTCTCGGCGTGA
- a CDS encoding outer membrane beta-barrel domain-containing protein, whose amino-acid sequence MNARTLRVFASLAMSLAAPVAAAQDDDEKVLDNVVVRNRLFEPGGHLELSLGVGLPVQTHLTAHYFFNVGVAYNLFNTFALEARAGYAASRHTGLARSISESFLDRQDKKVTDELEDLWEMNLHGVAGVRWAPIYGKLSLLSDLPAHFQAYVWAGGGLGSFQRNSVIQCTQVVDRELGICDDRAVPEDRGSASSDYWVKETRVAPVVSAAVGFRFFVLNKHGVRLELRDWVFRDAYRVNLLRDDWEAGRETGEPASNPGFTHLVQFDIGYTFSF is encoded by the coding sequence ATGAACGCACGCACGCTCCGCGTCTTTGCTTCGTTGGCCATGTCGCTGGCGGCGCCTGTCGCCGCGGCACAGGACGATGATGAGAAGGTCCTCGACAATGTCGTCGTCCGCAACCGGCTGTTCGAGCCGGGTGGGCACCTCGAGCTGTCGCTCGGCGTGGGCCTTCCGGTGCAGACGCACCTGACGGCGCACTACTTCTTCAACGTTGGCGTCGCCTACAACCTCTTCAACACCTTCGCGCTCGAGGCGCGCGCCGGCTACGCGGCCAGCCGCCACACCGGGCTCGCGCGCTCCATCTCCGAGAGCTTCCTGGACCGCCAGGACAAGAAGGTGACGGACGAGCTCGAGGACCTCTGGGAGATGAACCTCCACGGCGTGGCCGGCGTGAGGTGGGCGCCCATCTACGGGAAGCTCAGCCTGCTGTCCGACTTGCCCGCCCACTTCCAGGCGTACGTCTGGGCCGGTGGCGGCCTCGGCTCGTTCCAGCGCAACTCCGTCATCCAGTGCACCCAGGTGGTGGACCGGGAGCTGGGCATCTGTGACGACCGCGCGGTGCCGGAGGACCGGGGCTCGGCCTCGAGCGACTACTGGGTGAAGGAGACGCGCGTGGCCCCGGTGGTGTCCGCCGCGGTGGGCTTCCGCTTCTTCGTCCTCAACAAGCACGGCGTGCGGCTGGAGCTGCGCGACTGGGTGTTCCGCGACGCCTACCGCGTCAACCTGCTGCGCGACGACTGGGAGGCGGGGCGCGAGACGGGTGAGCCCGCGTCCAACCCGGGCTTCACGCACCTGGTGCAGTTCGACATTGGCTACACCTTCTCCTTCTAG
- a CDS encoding tetratricopeptide repeat protein, translating into MKVVLRFGALAVGVALAAGGVGEAAESPARRAVKKPASASASKTPGAREKGKASDKKAAKQEEAKAPPPGVAPEDVRKGPARVKPATAKFADIPRIADSKKDALADKKRDEAIEALKRLVSKLHDDNMQKAEMLSRLSELYWEKSQYLYRLEMDRFLAAEKKYDAAVARGEKAAEPQQDHKESERYRAETMAIYEDILRAYPKYPQRDEILFSMGYNLYELGRRDAAVARYEELIKDFPKSEFVPDAYIQLGNHYFENNKLIPAKQNYEKARDSGVPKIYAYAIYKLSWCDYNTGDYAEGLKKLHEVVDYSSKKEELGDLRTEALNDLTVFYVQMDQPKEAITYFKQKAPTKRQGRLIAKTAAGLVDAGHFDSAILTYRTLVDDEPMGANAPEYQQAIVRAYEGLRQRQQVRKEMKRMVDLYSPGGEWWTANEKQATVLRNAFNVTEEAMRVMVTEYHQEAQKTRQVETYRLARDIYKQYVDAFASSSNPEFVADSAFNIRFFYAEILWALEEWQAAAAEYDAVVAFKIPDRDTAREVSNETYRKSAAYNAILAYDKLVKIERGQLARSDLKDGQKVDEKKDKGDVAKQKIVKRDAKEREEEKLTKFEERLVSACDIYVKLYPDTQDEIDLRYQAAVILYDRSHFVDAARRFGEIIEKYPEERRSRDAADLTMYVLESREEWFELSTLSRKFLANKRLSKPGTDFATRVSRVVEGSHYKWVDEVVYKKEKNPKKAAEEFLKFVSEFPRSDNADRALTYVMVIAQEAGEIDKGIEAGERFLKEYPRSNFELKARYSLAGLYEKVAEYRKAATMAESFITEYDASMKARDAESKKAKERKATAKRDDVPGAVEDADSKRAQRTAERKALVDEAGTWVADAQFNAGVWWEGAGEPQKAVSAYNAYVTRFKDRKDVPQVAFAIANVWEKEKKWSEAAKAFGSFAETYGRDSRAAAPQLYLARYHELLAYQQLKNAREQERVQAELVRSWNKLPEAARKDVAVLNAYGHVRFLALEPAWKRYTDIKFSRVTTIRRDLTAKQKEIQRVEKEYLAVLATGSGEWGIAALTRIGLAYADFAKNIMDSPDPQGLDEDQLAMYRGELENLALPLEDKATEALEKALDKAYELGVYSPWTLAAQDQVNRYRPGSYAQVRPVEYRTSDSMARADLARAPDGTAEASVTPAPAATEPGTPAQPAGKAAPADPAQQAPSTQEQAPAPTASLGEVLP; encoded by the coding sequence ATGAAGGTGGTTCTTCGTTTCGGTGCGCTGGCGGTAGGTGTCGCGCTCGCCGCCGGTGGGGTGGGAGAGGCGGCGGAATCGCCGGCCCGCAGGGCGGTGAAGAAGCCCGCCTCGGCGTCGGCGTCGAAGACCCCGGGTGCTCGGGAGAAGGGCAAGGCGTCCGACAAGAAGGCCGCGAAGCAGGAGGAGGCCAAGGCCCCTCCGCCCGGCGTGGCGCCCGAGGACGTGCGCAAGGGCCCCGCGCGGGTGAAGCCCGCCACGGCGAAGTTCGCGGACATCCCCCGCATCGCGGACTCGAAGAAGGACGCGCTCGCGGACAAGAAGCGCGACGAGGCGATTGAGGCCCTCAAGCGCCTCGTCTCCAAGCTGCACGACGACAACATGCAGAAGGCGGAGATGCTCAGCCGCCTGTCGGAGTTGTACTGGGAGAAGTCCCAGTACCTCTACCGCCTGGAGATGGACCGCTTCCTCGCGGCGGAGAAGAAGTACGACGCCGCCGTGGCGCGCGGTGAGAAGGCCGCGGAGCCGCAGCAGGACCACAAGGAGAGCGAGCGCTACCGCGCGGAGACGATGGCCATCTACGAGGACATCCTCCGCGCGTACCCGAAGTACCCCCAGCGCGACGAGATCCTCTTCTCCATGGGCTACAACCTCTACGAGCTCGGCCGCCGCGACGCCGCCGTGGCCCGCTACGAGGAGCTCATCAAGGACTTCCCGAAGTCGGAGTTCGTGCCGGATGCGTACATCCAGCTCGGCAACCACTACTTCGAGAACAACAAGCTCATCCCCGCCAAGCAGAACTACGAGAAGGCGCGCGACTCCGGCGTTCCGAAGATCTACGCGTACGCCATCTACAAGCTGTCCTGGTGTGACTACAACACCGGTGACTACGCGGAGGGCCTGAAGAAGCTCCACGAGGTGGTGGACTACTCCTCGAAGAAGGAGGAGCTGGGCGACCTGCGCACCGAGGCGCTCAACGACCTCACCGTCTTCTACGTGCAGATGGACCAGCCGAAGGAGGCCATCACCTACTTCAAGCAGAAGGCTCCCACGAAGCGGCAGGGCCGCCTCATCGCCAAGACGGCCGCGGGCCTGGTGGACGCGGGCCACTTCGACAGCGCCATCCTCACCTACCGCACGCTCGTGGACGACGAGCCCATGGGCGCCAACGCGCCCGAGTACCAGCAGGCCATCGTCCGCGCCTACGAGGGACTCCGCCAGCGCCAGCAGGTCCGCAAGGAAATGAAGCGGATGGTGGACCTCTACAGCCCCGGTGGCGAGTGGTGGACGGCCAACGAGAAGCAGGCCACCGTCCTGCGCAACGCCTTCAACGTCACCGAAGAGGCCATGCGCGTCATGGTGACGGAGTACCACCAGGAGGCGCAGAAGACGCGCCAGGTGGAGACCTACCGGCTCGCGCGCGACATCTACAAGCAGTACGTGGACGCGTTCGCCTCCAGCTCCAACCCGGAGTTCGTCGCGGACTCCGCCTTCAACATCCGCTTCTTCTACGCGGAAATCCTCTGGGCCCTCGAGGAGTGGCAGGCCGCCGCCGCCGAGTACGACGCGGTGGTGGCGTTCAAGATTCCGGACCGCGACACGGCACGCGAGGTCTCCAACGAGACCTACCGCAAGAGCGCCGCGTACAACGCCATCCTCGCCTACGACAAGCTGGTGAAGATTGAACGGGGTCAGCTTGCCAGGAGCGACCTCAAGGACGGCCAGAAGGTCGACGAGAAGAAGGACAAGGGCGACGTCGCGAAGCAGAAGATCGTCAAGCGCGACGCGAAGGAGCGTGAGGAGGAGAAGCTCACGAAGTTCGAGGAGCGCCTCGTCTCTGCGTGCGACATCTACGTGAAGCTGTACCCGGACACGCAGGACGAAATCGACCTGCGCTACCAGGCGGCCGTCATCCTCTACGACCGCAGCCACTTCGTGGACGCGGCCCGGCGCTTCGGCGAAATCATCGAGAAGTACCCCGAGGAGCGGCGCTCGCGTGACGCGGCCGACCTCACCATGTACGTGCTCGAGAGCCGCGAGGAGTGGTTCGAGCTGAGCACGCTGTCGCGGAAGTTCCTCGCCAACAAGCGGCTGTCCAAGCCCGGCACGGACTTCGCCACCCGCGTCTCCCGCGTGGTGGAGGGCAGCCACTACAAGTGGGTGGACGAGGTCGTCTACAAGAAGGAGAAGAACCCGAAGAAGGCCGCCGAGGAGTTCCTCAAGTTCGTCTCCGAGTTCCCCAGGTCGGACAACGCCGACCGCGCGCTCACCTACGTGATGGTGATTGCGCAGGAGGCGGGTGAAATCGACAAGGGCATCGAAGCGGGTGAGCGCTTCCTCAAGGAGTACCCGCGCAGCAACTTCGAGCTGAAGGCGCGCTACTCGCTGGCCGGCCTCTACGAGAAGGTGGCCGAGTACCGCAAGGCCGCCACCATGGCCGAGTCCTTCATCACCGAGTACGACGCCTCCATGAAGGCGCGCGACGCCGAGTCGAAGAAGGCGAAGGAGCGCAAGGCCACGGCGAAGAGGGACGACGTGCCGGGCGCCGTGGAGGACGCGGACTCCAAGCGCGCTCAGCGCACCGCCGAGCGCAAGGCGCTGGTGGACGAGGCCGGGACGTGGGTGGCGGACGCGCAGTTCAACGCCGGCGTCTGGTGGGAGGGCGCGGGCGAGCCGCAGAAGGCCGTGTCCGCGTACAACGCCTACGTCACGCGCTTCAAGGACCGCAAGGACGTGCCGCAGGTGGCCTTCGCCATCGCCAACGTCTGGGAGAAGGAGAAGAAGTGGAGCGAGGCGGCGAAGGCCTTCGGCTCCTTCGCGGAGACGTACGGCCGCGACTCGCGCGCCGCCGCGCCGCAGCTGTACCTGGCGCGCTACCACGAGCTGCTCGCGTACCAGCAACTGAAGAACGCGCGGGAGCAGGAGCGCGTGCAGGCGGAGCTGGTGCGCTCCTGGAACAAGCTGCCCGAGGCCGCGCGCAAGGACGTGGCGGTGCTCAACGCCTACGGCCACGTGCGCTTCCTGGCGCTGGAGCCGGCGTGGAAGCGCTACACGGACATCAAGTTCTCGCGGGTGACGACCATCCGCAGGGACCTCACCGCGAAGCAGAAGGAAATCCAGCGCGTGGAGAAGGAGTACCTCGCGGTGCTCGCCACGGGCTCGGGTGAGTGGGGCATCGCGGCGCTCACGCGCATCGGCCTCGCGTACGCGGACTTCGCGAAGAACATCATGGACTCGCCGGACCCGCAGGGGCTCGACGAGGACCAGCTCGCCATGTACCGCGGGGAGCTGGAGAACCTGGCGCTGCCGCTGGAGGACAAGGCCACCGAGGCGCTGGAGAAGGCGCTCGACAAGGCCTACGAGCTGGGCGTCTACAGCCCGTGGACGCTGGCCGCGCAGGACCAGGTGAACCGCTACCGCCCCGGCTCCTACGCGCAGGTGCGGCCGGTGGAGTACCGCACCAGTGACTCCATGGCCCGCGCCGACCTGGCGCGTGCGCCGGACGGCACGGCCGAGGCCTCGGTGACGCCCGCTCCGGCGGCCACGGAGCCCGGGACGCCCGCGCAGCCGGCCGGAAAGGCCGCGCCCGCGGACCCGGCCCAGCAGGCGCCCTCCACGCAGGAGCAGGCGCCCGCGCCCACCGCCTCGCTCGGGGAGGTGCTGCCGTGA
- a CDS encoding lmo0937 family membrane protein → MYWTMGMILLVLWGLGMTAGSTEGYWVHLLLLFSFVAFLLAVVSTGRRTARARWTANP, encoded by the coding sequence GTGTACTGGACGATGGGAATGATCCTGCTGGTGCTGTGGGGGCTCGGGATGACGGCGGGCTCCACCGAGGGCTACTGGGTCCACCTGCTGTTGTTGTTCTCCTTCGTGGCCTTCCTGCTGGCGGTGGTGTCCACCGGCCGGCGGACGGCGCGTGCGAGATGGACGGCGAACCCATGA
- the rplC gene encoding 50S ribosomal protein L3, translating to MKGLIGKKVGMTQVFNDEGNLVPVTVIDVGTCQVVGKRTPEKDQYSAVTIGFGEIREKILNLAERGFFKKANAPYRRHLKEFRVTPEEAASFNVGDAVKADMFAKGELVDVTGVTKGRGFSGVMRRWSFKGSQTKTHGTHEYQRHPGAIGQRKTPGRTYPNKKMPGHFGVEQVTTQNLTVVEVDVEKGLLLVKGAVPGHNNAVVYVRPSIKVAMRAQHKAARG from the coding sequence GTGAAGGGTCTGATTGGCAAGAAGGTCGGAATGACCCAGGTGTTCAACGATGAGGGCAACCTCGTCCCGGTCACCGTGATCGATGTGGGCACCTGCCAGGTCGTGGGCAAGCGCACCCCGGAGAAGGACCAGTACTCCGCGGTGACGATCGGCTTTGGTGAGATCCGCGAGAAGATTCTCAACCTGGCTGAGCGCGGCTTCTTCAAGAAGGCCAACGCTCCCTACCGCCGTCACCTGAAGGAGTTCCGCGTGACGCCGGAGGAGGCTGCCTCCTTCAACGTGGGCGACGCCGTCAAGGCGGACATGTTCGCCAAGGGCGAGCTGGTGGACGTCACGGGCGTCACCAAGGGCCGCGGCTTCTCCGGCGTCATGCGCCGCTGGAGCTTCAAGGGCTCGCAGACGAAGACGCACGGTACGCACGAGTACCAGCGTCACCCGGGCGCCATCGGTCAGCGTAAGACGCCTGGCCGTACCTACCCGAACAAGAAGATGCCGGGCCACTTCGGCGTGGAGCAGGTCACCACGCAGAACCTGACCGTCGTCGAGGTGGACGTGGAGAAGGGCCTCCTCCTCGTGAAGGGTGCCGTCCCGGGCCACAACAACGCCGTCGTCTACGTCCGGCCGAGCATCAAGGTGGCCATGCGCGCGCAGCACAAGGCCGCGCGCGGCTAG
- a CDS encoding outer membrane beta-barrel domain-containing protein, whose amino-acid sequence MRPIFSLALLVAAPALALAQANVPAPGAETSVPPPPAQAQPKPEAPSAPTSRPEPVVPQEAPEEAPESDTAAEAPAPASPEEAPVVAEPQPTQPDAPATPEDAPVLAAEAPRTTEAQQQRLVHGAPLYDPNVSVHIVQKKRFADEGHHEFAFFPATVQVNGKYTNHAGSALQYIYHLQENFAFQLMGQYNWYSNESDFNLELIDKVREQAQAASSLLLVWGAQAGVEVTPLYGKFAFLNDSLAQFSVVLSGGAGVGSTRHLIRPEVANEVDGERFTVPARFGDTGTKFLGSVGGGFRLQFGENYALRMEVRDLIYTARVDKVDGCNLADFEALEAARAGNQDFATLQLSGSCKYEKFDGVDPKTKKNYREDIILGRDLVAEPSSDVLNNISFYAGFSILF is encoded by the coding sequence ATGCGACCCATCTTCTCCCTCGCGCTCCTCGTCGCCGCCCCGGCCCTCGCGCTCGCGCAGGCGAACGTGCCCGCGCCCGGCGCCGAGACGTCCGTGCCGCCGCCGCCCGCCCAGGCCCAGCCGAAGCCGGAGGCTCCCTCCGCGCCCACGTCCCGGCCCGAGCCCGTCGTGCCCCAGGAGGCCCCGGAAGAGGCTCCGGAGTCCGACACCGCGGCCGAGGCCCCGGCGCCCGCCTCCCCGGAAGAGGCGCCCGTGGTGGCCGAGCCCCAGCCCACGCAGCCGGACGCGCCCGCCACGCCGGAGGACGCGCCCGTGCTGGCCGCCGAGGCCCCGCGCACCACCGAGGCCCAGCAGCAGCGCCTGGTGCACGGCGCGCCGCTCTACGACCCGAACGTGTCGGTGCACATCGTCCAGAAGAAGCGCTTCGCGGACGAGGGCCACCACGAGTTCGCGTTCTTCCCGGCCACGGTGCAGGTGAACGGCAAGTACACCAACCACGCCGGCTCGGCGCTCCAGTACATCTACCACCTGCAGGAGAACTTCGCGTTCCAGCTGATGGGCCAGTACAACTGGTACTCGAACGAGAGCGACTTCAACCTCGAGCTCATCGACAAGGTCCGCGAGCAGGCGCAGGCGGCCTCTTCGCTCTTGCTGGTGTGGGGCGCGCAGGCGGGCGTGGAGGTGACGCCGCTCTACGGCAAGTTCGCCTTCCTCAACGACTCGCTGGCCCAGTTCAGCGTGGTGCTCAGCGGCGGTGCGGGCGTGGGCTCCACGCGCCACCTCATCCGCCCGGAAGTGGCGAACGAGGTGGACGGCGAGCGCTTCACCGTGCCGGCCCGCTTCGGTGACACCGGCACCAAGTTCCTCGGCTCGGTGGGCGGCGGCTTCCGCCTCCAGTTCGGCGAGAACTACGCGCTGCGCATGGAGGTGAGAGACCTCATCTACACCGCCCGCGTGGACAAGGTGGACGGCTGCAACCTGGCGGACTTCGAGGCGCTGGAGGCCGCGCGCGCGGGCAACCAGGACTTCGCCACGCTGCAGCTCAGCGGCAGCTGCAAGTACGAGAAGTTCGACGGCGTGGACCCGAAGACGAAGAAGAACTACCGCGAGGACATCATCCTGGGCCGGGACCTGGTGGCCGAGCCGTCCTCGGACGTCCTCAACAACATCAGCTTCTACGCCGGCTTCTCCATCCTCTTCTGA